Genomic segment of Buchnera aphidicola (Aphis nerii):
TAACTAATAATATTAATATATTAAATATAAGTAAAAATGAAATTATAACTCCCAAAAAAATACACGAAAAATATGGTATTTATCCTCAAGAATTTATTGATCTTTTAGCGCTCATGGGTGATAAATCAGATAATATTCCAGGAATCCCAAAAATAGGAATAAAAACCGCATTATTTTTATTACAAAAATTTTCAAATATTCAAAACATTTATAACAATATTGAAAAAATACAATTTTTATCTTTTAGAAATGCTATAAACATTTCAAATCAATTAAAAATTTATAAAAATGATGCTTTTCTTTCATATGAATTAGCTAGAATTAAATTAGACATTCCTATACATATAAATTCTAATGACATTATTTTACAAAAAATATGTTTAAAAAAAATATCTAATATGATTGAGATATACAATATCCAACAAAAAAAAATATAAAAAATTATCCATATTCTTTATACCAAATATTTAATTGAGATTGTAATTTTTTAATGCCAATTTTTTTAAATGATGAAAACAGTTGTATATGAAATTCTTTTAAAAAAAACTTTAATTTTTTATGGACAATTTGAAATTGAATTTTTTGCTGGCTTGATGTAAGCTTATCACATTTAGTTAACAGTATCAAAATAGGTATATTTTTTTCTAAAGCTATATTAATAATATGTTTATCATAAAATTTTAAAGGATTTCTAATATCCATTAAAAAAACTAAACCTTTTAAAGGTTTTCTTTTTTTTAAATAACTGTCTATTAACTTCTCCCATTTTAATTTTATTGATATTGGACATTTAGCATATCCGTAACCAGGAAGATCGACTATTCTAAAATTATTAACTACTTCAAAAAAATTGATCAACTGAGTACGACCTGGTGTTTTACTAGATCTGGCTAATTTTTTTTGGTTTGTTAAAGAATTAATAGCACTAGATTTTCCTGAATTAGAATATCCAATAAAAGCAATTTCAACTCCATATTCAATATTTATGTCAGAAATTTGAGAAACACTTTTTAAAAAACAAGTTTTGTTATAATTTATAATATTCAAAATTTAACCTTAATTTTTAAAATTAAAATTTATTTAAAATACTTTAATTAAAAATACATTTTTTGTTACTTAATATTATTTAGATAATAATTTTTAAAATTTTATTTAAAATTTTATTAAAACGCCTAAATTATATATTCATATTCTAAAAAATGAAATTTTAAAGGTAAAAAAATGCATCAAAATATAAGAAATATTGCTATTGTAGCACATGTTGATCATGGAAAAACTACCTTGGTTGATCAACTTTTACAACAATCTGGTACTTTTAAGAAACATGAAGAAAAAACTGAACGGATCATGGATTCTAACGAGTTAGAAAAAGAAAGAGGAATTACAATATTATCTAAAAACACTTCTATTAAATGGAAACAATATAAAATAAATATTGTAGATACTCCTGGTCATGCTGATTTTGGTGGTGAAGTAGAACGAGTAATGTCAATGGTTGATTCTGTTTTATTAGTAGTCGATGCTTTAGATGGGCCTATGCCACAAACACGATTTGTTACTAAAAAAGCATTTAAATATGGATTAAATCCTATTGTAGTTATTAATAAAATTGATCGAAAAAACGCTCGTCCTGATTGGGTTGTAGATCAAATACTTGATTTATTTATTAATCTTGATGCTAATGATACGCAACTAGATTTTCCTATTATATATACATCTGCAATATTTGGAACTTCTGGTGTTAATTATCTTAAATTAGAAAAAAATATGACACCATTATATGAAACCATTATTAAATATGTACCTGCTCCTAATGTAAATCCGAATGAAAAATTTCAAATGCAGATTTCACAACTTGATTATGATAATTATTTAGGTTTAATAGGAGTTGGTAGAGTCAAACAAGGATGTATAAAAAATAATGAATTAGTTACTGTTATTGATTGCCTAGGTAATCATATAAATGGAAAAATTAATAAAGTACTAAATTATTTCGGAATACAACGAATAGAAGTAGATAAAGGAGAAGCTGGTGATATAATAGCTATTACAGGTATTAACAAATTAAATATTTCCGATACGATTTGTCATCCAGAAAATTTAAAACCTCTTCCAAGGTTAAATATTGATCAACCTACCGTAAATATGTTTTTTTCAGTTAATACCTCCCCTTTCTCTGGAAGAGAAGGAAAATATATTACATCACGTCAAATATTAGAACGATTAAAAAAAGAAACTATGCATAATGTTGCTTTGCAAATAAAAGAAACAAAAGATGCTAATATTTTTTCTGTCTGCGGACGAGGCGAATTACATCTATCTATACTTATCGAAAATATGCGTCGTGAGGGATTTGAATTAGAAGTATCTCGTCCAAAAATAATTTTTAAAGAAACTAATGGTGTTATAAAAGAACCTTTTGAATATTTACACTTAGATATTGAGGAAAAACATCAAGGTAATATTATGCAATTTATAGGAGAAAGAAAAGGTGAATTAAAAAATATGATTGTAGATGAAAATAAAAGAGTACGTCTCGAATATATTTTATCAAGTCGAGCACTCATAGGATTTCGTTCAGAATTTATGAATATTACTTCAGGAACAGGGATATATTGTACATCTTTTAGTCATTATGAAAAAAATCAAGCAAATGAAATTGGACAACGAAAAAACGGTGTTTTAATTTCCAACGGAAATGGAATAGCTGTAGGATTTGCTTTATTTAATTTACAAGAAAGAGGTAAATTATTTTTAGGACATGGTTGTGAAGTATATGAAGGACAAATAATAGGACTACACAATCGATCTAACGATTTAACTGTAAACTGTTTGACAGGTAAAAAACTAACTAATATGAGAGCTTCAGGTACAGATGAAGCTATAGTTTTAACAACTTATAAAAAATTTACTCTAGAAGAAGCATTGTCTTTTATAAATGATGATGAATTAGTTGAAATAACCCCTAATTCAATACGTTTACGAAAACGATATTTAAAAGAAAACGAACGTAAAAAAATAAATCGTAATAAAAACAATTTAATTAATTAAAAACATTAAATCTTATAAATTTTTATTAATTATATAATTCTATTTTATCAATAGAATTATATAAATAATTTTAAAATGAAAAATATGTTTATATAAATTAAAAAAACTATTTTTTTAAATAATTTATATTTTATAAAATTAACTATTCAATAATTGAGAAATTAAAATGTTATGTTTTTTCTTTTGATGAAATAAACATAAATGTTCGGCAATAATAATAGTTTTCAGATCATTTATAGCTTTTTCAAAATTATCATTAATAATTAAATAATCATATTCTGAATAATGAGCCATCTCATCTACAGCTTTTTCCATTCTTTTTGAAATTACTATGTCACTATCTTGACCTCTTTCCCTTAATCTTTTATATAATACATCTTTAGATGGAGGTAATAAAAAAATACTTTTTACATTAGGTATTTTATATCTAATTTGATTAGCTCCTTGCCAATCAATATCAAGAAAAACATCTATTCCAGATAGTAACATTTTTTCAATAAATTCACGTGAAGTTCCATAGTAATTATTAAAAACTTTCGCATATTCTAAAAAAGACTTTTGTTCAATCATGACTCTAAATTCTTTTTTAGATATAAAATAATAATGCTTTCCATGAGATTCACCGGGTCTCATAATTCTAGTAGTATGAGATATAGAAACTTGAATATTACACAAACATTTAGTTTCTAATAATCCTTTAATTAAAGTTGATTTTCCTGTTCCGCTAGGTGCTGAAATAATAAAAAGAATACCTTGTGACATGATATTTTAAAAAGTATATTCTAAATTTTTAATAAGTGATTTTATAAATATAAAAAATATTATATAGATTATAAAATTTTTATAAAATAAAATATTTAAACAGTACTAAGATTGAATTAAAAAAATATTTTCAAATCCACTAACTCTAAAAATATTTTGAATATTTATAGATTGATTTAGCACTGCTTGTATCCAAATTTCGTCAGAAAAAACATGAACTATAGATAATAAAAAACCAATTCGAAACCATTTTGCTAATTCTTTTGTTTCGATAATTGAACCAATTTTAGGGTTAATTTCTCCTTTACTTGATAATAAATATAATCCATGTTTATTTAAATTTTTATAAAAAACACGAGTTATTATTTCTTGTCCATAATAACATCCTTTATTAAAGCTTATAGCTTGGAGTTGGACTAAATTAAGAGATTGAGGCAAAAATTTTTGAGACATGGTTTTTCCGATGATTGGATATCCTGCTTCAATATCGAGTGAAATCCACTGCTTACTATTGTTAAATAAAATTTTTTCATTAATTTTTTGTTTTAATAATAAAAAATTTTTTAAAGATAAAATTAATAAAAATCGTTCACATGGATTTAATAGACGAAGTATAGTTGTTTCATCCTTAGAAATAACCAAATTATTATTGTATTCTATATCTGAAAATTGATTTGATAAAAACAATTTACAATCTTTTCCAGATAATCCTAATAAAAAAACATTATCTAATTGATATATTTTAATTTTTAAAAAAATAGCATATTTTTTAAATTCTTGAATTTGTAAATCACATAAGCTTCTTCTTATAATACAAGCATAGCCTTTTCTATAATGTAATATCAACATAGTACTATATACTTTTCCATTTAAATTACAATAAGCACCGATTTTATATTGTTTTTTTCTTAGTTCATTCATATCAATTGTTAATTGATTTTGGAGAAATTTTTTACTATCCGAACCTTCTATATAAATAACAGTCCATTTTTCAAGAGAAATTAATGTTAAAGGTAATTGATTTGATTTATAAATAGTATTTTTTGGAAAACTAAATGATGACATTGTTTCTCCCAAACATAGGTAAAATATATTAAGCAAAAACAAATACATTTGTATAATTAAATATATAATAAAAAGTAAATTAACTATAAAGTTAAAAAATTTTTATAAATTATTATGTATAATAAATTTTTAGAAGAATAATAAAATTATGATAGATATTAATATAATTAGTAATCAAATTAAAACATTAAATCATCGAAAAAATGATTTGAAGAGGTATCTTTGACTACAACACAAAAAAATTAAGAATTTTAGAAATAAATTTAGAATTGTTAACACCTGAAACATGGAAAACAAAACAATCTATATATCAATTAAATAAAGAAAAAAACTCATTAAACATGATAGTTGAAAAAATTGAAAAAATTGAAAAAAAAATAGAAGAAACATCCATTTTTATAGAATTAGCTCAAGAAACAAAAGATTACACAATCATAAAAGATATTATTATAGAAATTGAAAAAATAGAAGAAAAAATTAAAAAACTTGAATTTTATCGCATGTTTTCTAAAAAACATGACAATTGTAATTGTTATATTGATATACAATCTGGATCTGGTGGAACAGAAGCGCAAGATTGGTCAAAAATATTATTAAAAATGTATTTAAAATGGTGCGATAAAAAAGGATTTAAAACCGAAATTATTGAAGAGTCTATCGGTGAAATAGTAGGCATTAAATCTGCTACAATTCAAGTATTTGGGGAATATGCTTTCGGATGGTTAAGAACTGAAACTGGAATTCATCGCCTTATTAGAAAAAGTCCATTTGATTCAGGAAATAGAAGACATACTTCATTTAGTTCAGTTTTTATATATCCAGATATAGAAGAAAAAATAAACATTGAAATTTCTTTATCTGATTTAAGAATAGATGTATATAGAGCTTCTGGTGCGGGCGGACAACATGTAAATAGAACAGAATCCGCAGTTCGAATTACTCATATTCCTACTAATCTTGTTACACAGTGTCAAAGCAATAGATCTCAACATAAAAATAAAGAACAAGCAATTAAACAAATGAAATCAAAATTATATGAATTGCAAATTCAAAAAAAACGAAAAGAACAAAAAAAAATAGAGAATAATAAATTAGATATCAGCTGGGGAAATCAAATACGTTCTTATATATTAGATCATTCAAAAATTAAAGATCTTAGAACTGGAATAGAAAAACATGATATTCAATCAATATTGAATGGTGATTTAGATGATTTTATTGAACAAAGTTTAATATTAGGATTATAGAGGTTAAAATGTTTAAAGAAAAAAATACACCTATAAATATGAGTAACGAAAATAAAATAAGAAAAGAAAAATTAGCAAATATGAAAAAAAATGGGTTTGATTTTCCAAATAATTTTAAAAAAACTATAAGTTCTATGAAAATTCATAAATTATATGGAAATAAAACAAATAATGAACTCAAAATACAAAATATCCAAATTTCTGTTGCTGGTCGTATGATACAAAGAAGGATTATGGGTAAAGCTTCTTTTTTTATACTTCAAGATATAGAAGGTAAAATACAAGTATATATAACAGAAAAATCAATTACATCTAAATTTTATTATGATAATTTTAAAAAATGGGATATTGGAGATATTTTAGGTGTACATGGTTATTTATTCAAAACGAAAACAAATGAATTATCTATTTATGCTCAAAAAATTATAATACTTACTAAATCTTTAAGAGCTTTACCTGATAAATTTCACGGTTTATCTAACCAAGAAAAACGTTATAGACAAAGATATTTAGATTTAATTAGTAACAATCAACTTTTTAAAATTTTTAAAAATCGAGCAAATATTATTCAATTAATTCGAAAATTTATGATAGAAAATCATTTTATAGAAGTAGAAACACCTATGTTACACAACATTCCTGGTGGTGCTTCTGCACGACCTTTTGAAACCTATCATAATGAAATTAGTAAAAAAATGTACTTACGAATAGCACCTGAACTATACTTAAAAAAATTAATTATTGGAGGATTTGAACGTATTTTCGAATTAAATCGAAATTTTAGAAATGAAGGCGTCTCTGCACGACATAATCCAGAATTTACTATGATGGAAGCATATGTTGCTTATTCTGATTATCAATATATGATGAAATTTACAGAAAAATTGTTAAAAAATATAATAAGTTGTCTATTTAATAGCAATATCATCCAGTATAAAACATATGATCTAAATTTTAAAAATTCATTTTCTCAGTTAACCATGAAAGAAGCTATTTTAAAATTTAATTCTAATATTTGTTTATCTGATTTAAAAAATTTAAAATCTCTACAAAAAATTGGAAATAATATTGGTATAGAAATAAATAAAGAGTGGAAAATCGGTAAAATAATTAACGAAATTTTTGAAAAAACAGTGGAAAAAAATTTAATACAACCAACGTTCATTACAGAATATCCAGTAGAAGTTTCTCCGCTAGCTAGACGTAATAATATTAATCCTGAATTTACTGATAGATTTGAATTATTTATTGCAGGATATGAAATAGGTAATGGATTTTCTGAGTTAAATGATGCAAAAGATCAAAAAAATAGATTTTTAGAACAAATAAATACGACAGAAAAAGAAAAAGATAAAAATATATTTTATGATTCAGATTATATAGAGGCACTAAAATATGGATTACCTCCTACTTCTGGATTGGGAATTGGAATTGATCGTTTAATTATGATATTAACTAATCAAAAAAGCATTAGAGAAGTAATTTTATTTCCAACTTTACGTCCATCTTTAAAATAAAAATCATATTTTTAAATATAATTTCATTATAAACTACACAGAATGGAATATAGAATGCTTAAATCAATTAATACAACTAAAAGTAATTTGAATCTTAAAAATATTAAATTACTCATTAAAAAATATCAATCTCCATTTTGGGTGTATGATGCAAACATCATTCGAAATAAAATTCGATTATTAGAAAAATTTGATATTATTAGATATGCTCAAAAAGCTTGTTCTAATACTCATATTTTACGACTAATGAGAAAAAATAATTTAAAAGTGGATGCTGTATCATTAGGAGAAATAGAACGAGCTTTATTGGCTGGTTTTAAAAAAAATAGTAATGAAATTATTTTCACTGCAGATTTATTCGATCAAGAAACATTATATAAAGTCATTGAATATAATATTCCAGTTAATGCCGGATCATTAGATATGTTAACACAATTAGGAGAAAACTCTCCAGGTCATCGTGTTTGGTTAAGAATTAATCCTAAATTTGGTTATGGACATAGTAAAAAAACAAATACTGGTGGGGAAAATAGTAAACACGGTATTTGGGATCCTAATCTAGCAATACCTATTATAAAAAGACATAAATTAAAACTAATTGGTTTACACATGCATATTGGTTCAGGTGTAAACTATAAACATTTAAAAAAAGTTTGTCAAGCTATGGTAGAAAGTGTAGTACAAATAAATGAAAAAATACAATTTATTTCAGCAGGTGGTGGACTTCCAATACCTTATCAATCCAATGAAAAACCTATTGATACAATTAAATATTATACTTTGTGGAATGAAGCAAGAAAAAAAATTTCAAAATTTTTAAATAAAAAAATTCAATTAGAAATTGAACCAGGTAGATTCTTAGTAGCAGAATCTGGGATATTAGTTGCTCAAGTCAGAGCCGTTAAAAAAATGGGTAATAAAAATTTTGTTCTTGTAGATGCTGGTTTCAATGATTTAATGAGACCTACGATGTATGGAAGTTATCATCATATATCTGTAATACCTAAAGATGATAGAAAAGTTGAAATTAATGAAACAATTGACACAGTAGTAGCAGGACCACTATGTGAATCAGGGGATATATTTACCCAAGAAGAAGGAGGAAATATACAAACCAGAAAATTACCACATATAAAAATAGAAGATTACTTAATTTTTCATGATACAGGCGCATATGGTTCATCAATGTCATCTAATTATAATACTAGACCACTTATTCAAGAAATATTAATAGAAAATGATGGTTTTAAAGTTATTAGAAGAAGACAAAAAATTAAAGAATTATTAAATTTAGAAGAGTAATTAAATATTAAAAAACTATTAATTGTAAAAGCGAATAAAAAAATATGTATATTCATTTCCCAAAATTTAATCCTATTATTTGTTCTATTGGTCCTTTCTCTGCACATTGGTATGGGTTTATGTATGTTATTAGCTTTATTTTTGCTATTATTTACGGGAAAAAATTAATAAAAAAAAAACAAAAAAATTCAAGTGGAATCATTTTTATATACTATTTTTTTAGGTTCTTGCATCGGTGGTAGAATAGGATATATAATTTTTTATAATTTCTCATATTTTTCACAACATATACTATGTTCATTTCATATTTGGGAAGGTGGAATGTCATTTCATGGAGGTTTAATAGGAGCAATTATTAGCATGTATTATATTTCTATAAAAAATAAAATCAATATGTTAATTGTTTCAGATTTTATAAGTCCTCTTATACCTTTTGGTTTAGGTGCGGGTAGATTAGGAAATTTAATTAATGGAGAATTATTCGGACGTTTTGCACCTAACTTTCCATATGCCTTTCTTTTTCCAAATACAAAAAATCAAGATTTAGCATTAGCATTTAAATATCCTCAATTACAACCAATTATAGAAAGATATGGAGCGCTACCTAGACATCCTTCTCAAATATACGAATTAATTTTAGAAGGTATTTTACTTTTTTTAATCATTTATTTATTTGATAAAAAAAATACACCAATAGGTATTACTAGTGGTGTTTTTTTAATTTTTTATGGGGTATTCAGAATTATTGCTGAAATATTTAGAGAACCTGATGCTCAAATTGGATATATTCAAAAATATTTTACAATGGGTCAAATACTATCAATTCCAATGATTATATTTGGCTTCATCATTATATTTTTTTCTTTTTATAAAAAAAATAAATTTTGAGAAGTTATGAAAAAATACTTACAATTAATACAAAAAGTAATTAAACATGGAAAACCTAAAAAAGACAGAACTGGTACAGGAACATTATCTATTTTTGGACATCAAATAAGATTTAATTTAAAAAAAGGTTTTCCTCTTGTCACTACCAAAAAATGTTATATACCAGCTATTATTCACGAACTTTTGTGGTTTCTTCAAGGAGAAACCAATATTAAATATCTTAATGAAAATAAAATATTTATTTGGGATAATTGGGCAGATAAATTTGGAAATTTAGGACCTATTTATGGCAAACAATGGAGAAGCTGGAATGCATCAGATGGTAAAAAAATTGATCAAATGAAAAATATAATAAATCAACTAAAACAAGATCCAGATTCTCGTAGAATATTAGTATCTAGTTGGAATGTTGGAGAGTTGAATGAAATGTCCTTACCTCCTTGTCATCTATTATTTCAGTTTTATG
This window contains:
- a CDS encoding 5'-3' exonuclease → MYYIKKKPVIIIDGTLYLYRSYFTFQYFKNDQENPYGAIYGILKTIKNILMKYYNSSKIIVIFDSSKKTFRNKIFAAYKNNRPKMPNALYIQIKPLFHILKEIGIKTLSIPGIEADDIIGSFAHKLEKSGEKVLIVSHDKDMIQLLTNNINILNISKNEIITPKKIHEKYGIYPQEFIDLLALMGDKSDNIPGIPKIGIKTALFLLQKFSNIQNIYNNIEKIQFLSFRNAINISNQLKIYKNDAFLSYELARIKLDIPIHINSNDIILQKICLKKISNMIEIYNIQQKKI
- the yihA gene encoding ribosome biogenesis GTP-binding protein YihA/YsxC, which produces MNIINYNKTCFLKSVSQISDINIEYGVEIAFIGYSNSGKSSAINSLTNQKKLARSSKTPGRTQLINFFEVVNNFRIVDLPGYGYAKCPISIKLKWEKLIDSYLKKRKPLKGLVFLMDIRNPLKFYDKHIINIALEKNIPILILLTKCDKLTSSQQKIQFQIVHKKLKFFLKEFHIQLFSSFKKIGIKKLQSQLNIWYKEYG
- the typA gene encoding translational GTPase TypA is translated as MHQNIRNIAIVAHVDHGKTTLVDQLLQQSGTFKKHEEKTERIMDSNELEKERGITILSKNTSIKWKQYKINIVDTPGHADFGGEVERVMSMVDSVLLVVDALDGPMPQTRFVTKKAFKYGLNPIVVINKIDRKNARPDWVVDQILDLFINLDANDTQLDFPIIYTSAIFGTSGVNYLKLEKNMTPLYETIIKYVPAPNVNPNEKFQMQISQLDYDNYLGLIGVGRVKQGCIKNNELVTVIDCLGNHINGKINKVLNYFGIQRIEVDKGEAGDIIAITGINKLNISDTICHPENLKPLPRLNIDQPTVNMFFSVNTSPFSGREGKYITSRQILERLKKETMHNVALQIKETKDANIFSVCGRGELHLSILIENMRREGFELEVSRPKIIFKETNGVIKEPFEYLHLDIEEKHQGNIMQFIGERKGELKNMIVDENKRVRLEYILSSRALIGFRSEFMNITSGTGIYCTSFSHYEKNQANEIGQRKNGVLISNGNGIAVGFALFNLQERGKLFLGHGCEVYEGQIIGLHNRSNDLTVNCLTGKKLTNMRASGTDEAIVLTTYKKFTLEEALSFINDDELVEITPNSIRLRKRYLKENERKKINRNKNNLIN
- the gmk gene encoding guanylate kinase; the encoded protein is MSQGILFIISAPSGTGKSTLIKGLLETKCLCNIQVSISHTTRIMRPGESHGKHYYFISKKEFRVMIEQKSFLEYAKVFNNYYGTSREFIEKMLLSGIDVFLDIDWQGANQIRYKIPNVKSIFLLPPSKDVLYKRLRERGQDSDIVISKRMEKAVDEMAHYSEYDYLIINDNFEKAINDLKTIIIAEHLCLFHQKKKHNILISQLLNS
- the ygfZ gene encoding tRNA-modifying protein YgfZ, giving the protein MSSFSFPKNTIYKSNQLPLTLISLEKWTVIYIEGSDSKKFLQNQLTIDMNELRKKQYKIGAYCNLNGKVYSTMLILHYRKGYACIIRRSLCDLQIQEFKKYAIFLKIKIYQLDNVFLLGLSGKDCKLFLSNQFSDIEYNNNLVISKDETTILRLLNPCERFLLILSLKNFLLLKQKINEKILFNNSKQWISLDIEAGYPIIGKTMSQKFLPQSLNLVQLQAISFNKGCYYGQEIITRVFYKNLNKHGLYLLSSKGEINPKIGSIIETKELAKWFRIGFLLSIVHVFSDEIWIQAVLNQSINIQNIFRVSGFENIFLIQS
- the prfB gene encoding peptide chain release factor 2 (programmed frameshift), yielding MIDINIISNQIKTLNHRKNDLKRYLDYNTKKLRILEINLELLTPETWKTKQSIYQLNKEKNSLNMIVEKIEKIEKKIEETSIFIELAQETKDYTIIKDIIIEIEKIEEKIKKLEFYRMFSKKHDNCNCYIDIQSGSGGTEAQDWSKILLKMYLKWCDKKGFKTEIIEESIGEIVGIKSATIQVFGEYAFGWLRTETGIHRLIRKSPFDSGNRRHTSFSSVFIYPDIEEKINIEISLSDLRIDVYRASGAGGQHVNRTESAVRITHIPTNLVTQCQSNRSQHKNKEQAIKQMKSKLYELQIQKKRKEQKKIENNKLDISWGNQIRSYILDHSKIKDLRTGIEKHDIQSILNGDLDDFIEQSLILGL
- the lysS gene encoding lysine--tRNA ligase, coding for MFKEKNTPINMSNENKIRKEKLANMKKNGFDFPNNFKKTISSMKIHKLYGNKTNNELKIQNIQISVAGRMIQRRIMGKASFFILQDIEGKIQVYITEKSITSKFYYDNFKKWDIGDILGVHGYLFKTKTNELSIYAQKIIILTKSLRALPDKFHGLSNQEKRYRQRYLDLISNNQLFKIFKNRANIIQLIRKFMIENHFIEVETPMLHNIPGGASARPFETYHNEISKKMYLRIAPELYLKKLIIGGFERIFELNRNFRNEGVSARHNPEFTMMEAYVAYSDYQYMMKFTEKLLKNIISCLFNSNIIQYKTYDLNFKNSFSQLTMKEAILKFNSNICLSDLKNLKSLQKIGNNIGIEINKEWKIGKIINEIFEKTVEKNLIQPTFITEYPVEVSPLARRNNINPEFTDRFELFIAGYEIGNGFSELNDAKDQKNRFLEQINTTEKEKDKNIFYDSDYIEALKYGLPPTSGLGIGIDRLIMILTNQKSIREVILFPTLRPSLK
- the lysA gene encoding diaminopimelate decarboxylase, with protein sequence MLKSINTTKSNLNLKNIKLLIKKYQSPFWVYDANIIRNKIRLLEKFDIIRYAQKACSNTHILRLMRKNNLKVDAVSLGEIERALLAGFKKNSNEIIFTADLFDQETLYKVIEYNIPVNAGSLDMLTQLGENSPGHRVWLRINPKFGYGHSKKTNTGGENSKHGIWDPNLAIPIIKRHKLKLIGLHMHIGSGVNYKHLKKVCQAMVESVVQINEKIQFISAGGGLPIPYQSNEKPIDTIKYYTLWNEARKKISKFLNKKIQLEIEPGRFLVAESGILVAQVRAVKKMGNKNFVLVDAGFNDLMRPTMYGSYHHISVIPKDDRKVEINETIDTVVAGPLCESGDIFTQEEGGNIQTRKLPHIKIEDYLIFHDTGAYGSSMSSNYNTRPLIQEILIENDGFKVIRRRQKIKELLNLEE
- the thyA gene encoding thymidylate synthase; its protein translation is MKKYLQLIQKVIKHGKPKKDRTGTGTLSIFGHQIRFNLKKGFPLVTTKKCYIPAIIHELLWFLQGETNIKYLNENKIFIWDNWADKFGNLGPIYGKQWRSWNASDGKKIDQMKNIINQLKQDPDSRRILVSSWNVGELNEMSLPPCHLLFQFYVFKNRLSCQLYQRSCDVFLGLPFNIASYAILIHMIAQQCNFEVDEFIWTGGDIHLYTNHIKLANKQLLRSPRKLPKLIISNKPNSLFNYSFEDFKIINYNPYPSIHGKISI